aattccATTTTGTATAAAACTaactaattgtttttctttttttttgtaccgtCTTTGCACTACTTGTGTCACGGATTTAATAATATATTCTTTCCAATGGTGTTATGGGAGACTGGGGGTATGGCCACAGGACACCTGTGCCCACACATAGGGGCAGGGACATTGTGGGCCAGTAGAATTGGTCTATGAAGTAGATGTTCACTAAAAACtcactgaggggaaaaaaggtctGAACCTGGCTTTGGTCACGAAGGGCTGTAGTTCACTTCACAGCACAGCTGTCTCCTCTTGACAGTCATATTGTCCTCCTGCAAAAGTAAGGCAACTGTCAAAATTTGATACCCATTATCATTTTGAGTTAATATACGCTAAACAAGAAAGACTTAGGCCCTTTATACGTCATGTGGCATGTATgaaacaaatgcttttttttccccaaagtgcTGTTAGCCCTGAGCCAGCCCCTTCTTAACAGCAATGACATGGAGCTAAGGCATCTCTGCTCTGCCCCTGTAAGCCAGCTGGAGGAAGCAGAAATGTTTTGGATGGAATTTCTCCTGCCTGTTGGTCTCCAACTGCACAGAAGACATCAAACAGGCCTTAAGTGTGTCTGAAGTAacgtagattttttttttttgcacgagGAATGTCTCATTGTTCGAAAATATttcttctgaaaacatttgtttccTCCCATTGATTTATGGCTGCAGCTCGAAGATGCCTTTATTTCCAGTCAGTGGTGTAGGGGGGCTAAGGCTCAGGCCTGGCTTGAGCTTTACTTCCGTTATTAAAGCAATGTTTCATACATACTGctatacaatatatagtatCAAACCACAGATTTTGACTGGAGTGCCCTTTTGCTATAGATGAGAGTTGAATTAACCTCACTGTGGGATACTAACCAATCTAGTCTTGTGTTTCTACCAGACCCACAATTGGTGTGtagccatgtaaaaaaaaaaattaatctgctACAGGTATATTGTCATGTATTTTGTGCCTTATATGCATGAGTTAATTATACCCTTGTATACAGTTTAAATTGACAGTATAATTTACTACTGCTTAGGTTTATAGGGGAGCAAAACAACTTCTTGTTTTTTGCCCATTCTGTGATTCAAGTGGTTTCTCCATTTTCTTTGATGTTGTGAATATACAATGTTTCAGAACCAAATCCTACCATTTATAAAAATTGTATAGTGTATGAAGTCTCCATTTTCTAATAGCTGAATAAAAAACGAATTAATGGATACAAGTGTCCTTTGTCTTTTCTCACTGTTGACTGCTTCCTGGAGAATAACCATTACATAGCAATTACAGACATAGGAATCAGTAGTAAACGATCCCACAAcagtaaaattcaaaatgtgtgttttaatatatatatatatatgaacgtGTGAACATCTGAGTGCCCAGGGAGTTGAAGTGAATGATCAATGTACAAATTCTAGATGAGTAGAACTTTAATGGAAGCAGCCTGCCATTTCTACAGACTATTGAAACCCTATTGGTCACCGGTCTGGATCAGGTTGAAATAATATACTTTCACCTAtttaaatgctgtaatttcaggACACTGAAGCTGCAGACATCTGTTGCTAGAGGTCTGGCAGCTAACAGTTGCCTTTCTGTTGCATGGAACCAGATTTGTGAAAAAGCACTAGTCTGTATCTAGATCAGCAGTAAAAGAAACCTCTGTTCTGCCAGactccatttgcatttttttctgaactgcTTTTCCATCTTCAAATGCCTCCAGAGTCAGCTGACGACTCATACCTGCTCTGCAGTCACAGTGTACCTGACTCCCCCTGCTGTTGACAAGTAGAACTAAAGTTGGTTCTTAGTTGTAGTGTCTAGGTATGAAACCATTTTCTTGGGTAGGACTTCAATGCACCAACCAGTGACAGATGCAGTGACAAGCCCTAATCTGCAATAAATCCCCAAGCATGCTAGCACCAACAGTAGCCAGGAATCCTGCAGGGCAATGTACATAAAAGGTGTGGTGTGCTGTCGTTGCTTTGTCAGAGTATCCTCCCTCATGCACAACTATTTAAGGAGTAGCCACCTAGCAGCTTCAAATGACCAGATCTTTCAAAGCCTCCAGCTCACTGTAAGGAACCATCAACAATAAACTGGAACACTGACAGCTACCATTGAATGATGCGTGCAATCTTTCATTCGATTCATCTATTCATTTAATCTTATTCTTTCATCTATTCATTCAAGtataccagaaaaaaaagccttaagAATATTGGAtttattgcagtgttttattcCTGCCTTGCATTTCGATGGAGACAGATACAGAACCCATCTCAGCAAGCCATGGGTATTCTAAATAAGACCAACTTGTTCCTTGTGTTTAACGTACATAGCGGgaggaatatatattttctgaatcaatttaaaaaagaaatatacagaATAACACCATTTAATATGTCATTtgaatgtattgtatttatttgaaaatatcaaGTCTTGTCCCTTTTGGGATTGTTCAGTAACAACTGGTGATGTCTTGTCCCACTGATTGCATTAGAGCCCACATGATTGATTCCAAAAAGCATATGAAATTGAAGACAGTGGAAATGGATAACAACGGTTAAGactcattattaaaaaaaatgccaacTCAGTCTCCAAGCATTACATagagaaataaaacagcttAAAATCAAAAGTGCAAACGTGAAGAACCACTTatctttaaaaagcacatttcagtCCATGACAGAGCAGCAAAACAGAGCACCTCCTGGCACTTCTGGGATTGCATTGCAAGAATTACCACATAGTCCCAgcggttttttttcttaatcacAGTACCATATTCAATGCGTCTATCTGACTACAGACAACTAAATCATGCCAATGATGAAAAAGGGCTGATTGACAAAAGGATTACGTGTGTGTCTatcacaattttctttcttttttaaagaaaccatTATGCTACAGTTTAAACTGTATCATTTGACAAGAGACCATATATACCCACTGTCAGTAATTGCGGATCaaaagagaaggggaaaggTAAGATTTTTTGTCAGTGTGCGTTTCTTTTTCTGGATGTGCATATATACATGGCAAACTTCACAAGGTGACCTGATCGCTGTCCTAGAAGGCCCCAAGGTACACTTTCACATCAGCCATCACTAGCCAAAATGCCCAGAGACAGCTCATAGGACTGGAATGACTGATATTAAGCTGGCGACTCCCCATTCTTGGGAGCAGTACAAGAGAGGGGCCAGCCCCTCACCCGAAACAGGCCTTTGACTTTTCACTTGGCTCGTGGTCCACAAAGTTacaggacaaaacaaaaatgagaacTGCCAAAAGCTGCGCGAACCATTTTAACAGTAACAGCTAGTTTCCCAGCTGGTTATCATAATTTGGTTGGTTGCCCCTTGTCTAGCATTTCTCTGTTCACAAAGTAGTGTAAGAACACCTTCACTCCCAACCAACATCTTTCAGCAAAGCGCCTGACACTGCAGGCATCTGCTGGTTCTGTAGCAGTCTGTGATTGGGCAGTTGAGGAGTCTGGGGGGCGGTCAGTGCTCCGTCAGTTGGGGGGTGTCCCTCGAAGAGGGCAGTTCGCAGGAGGGGCATGCCCCCCCGGGCCCCAGAGCAGCGGCGGGGACAATCCGGCCCTCACAGCTGGTGTGTCCGTCCCCGGTTGTCCCTCCACATGGTGCACACCTCTCTCACAAGCAGGGGAAAGATGAAGACCAGactgccccctgtctgtagCACAGAGCacggagagacacagagatgcAGGTGTCAAAATGACTtccgggggtgtgggggtgttttggtTCTGCCATTGCATGGctattgttttaatgtgttttgagtttgctcaggttccctttgtctaaagatctaaaccattcagtgtgaaaaatatgcaataataaaagatatcaggaaggggcaaatatttttttcactgcacTGCATGTGTAGCAAACTCTTAAACAGGTCTATGAGCCTGAGAGCTTGGTTCCAACATTGAGAGGCTCTGGTGGGTCCATAATGCTGTGGATTACATTTTCCAGACATGGCTTGGGTGCACTCATCCCCTTAGAAAGCAAGGTCAATAGAAGTCTACTGAATGCTTCTGATCATTCACCATCACATCCTATATTGCAGCATTCCCTTCCTGCTGGGAGGGATGTCTTCCAGGAAAAcaatgctcttatccacagagCATGTGAGGTCACAGAATGGCTTGCTGGACCACTATGCAATCCACATGCCATGGCCTTGGCATACGGGTCACCAGATCAGAAGCGATCATGCATTTATAAGGGATTCTGGAAACGATGTCAGAGACAGCCGTTTCCACCTCCATCACCTGTTCTGGGGGCCCAATTAACCCTATAAAGTGACTTCATACTGTATCCACCTATCGGGCCAGTATCTGTATAGGCTGAATTAAAACAGGCCAAGCCTGCAGTGAACTTCAGACGGTGAATGGCACCCTATTACTTTGGGAGTGTCTAGATTAATTACATGTGGAAAAGCAATTGACTGAACTGGCAGAAGGGTAGAAAATCagtaatacaataaataatgaaatcagtGCACgtgggcgcacacacacgtctgcTCTTACCATGAcgatgaaaaagtaaaacacgCACATCCAGCCCAGCTTGCTCTCAATCAGGGACACCAGGTACTGAAATACAGCAACACACAAAGGTTGCTTCCtgactctcttacacacacgcatctATACACGAGTTCTAAGACATGTACACGTgcctgcacaggtacacacacaagtacacgtGTACACATAGCTTCTTATAAAATTCAGCTAAATAAATTAGGAATTAGGAAGCTCctataataattaaaagtaacaGACTCTGCAGGAAACCTGTGAACCCGTTCAgggcctccccctctcttcttctaTTTTCTCCATTAATCAATTCACTTTTCAAGATGACCATACAGACTGAGGAAATTTCTGTATTAtactttctctcctctcttgctctctcttacctacacacacacacacacacacacacatacatgcacacacacacatgcacgcacgcacacacacacacttgttctCTCAGGTATCGGCCTAATACCTGTCCCGCAGCAGCACCGATGCTCCCAGTCCCATCCACGATGCCGGTGACGGTGGCGAGCGCATCGTGGCTCCCCCGCAGCGCCTCCTGTCTGCCGAGGTCCGCCGAGATGGCCGAGCTGATCAAGCTGGAGGGTCCGCCGATGAAGAACCCTGCAGGCCACAGAGACGCCCCCGTGAGGGAGGACtaccaaaggggggggggacacagtcCCGACCCACCTGACAGCACTGCTATCTGCCAGAGCCTGACCACAGAGTGCCCCCTCATATCGCCACGGTAACATTTGAATAGAGAGCATTTATCTGAAAAGGTTAAAGGTGACCATCAGTCTGAATGCTGACAGAACCACTTCTCTCTTTTGACCCACCTGTGACAGCCAGAAGAACTGCGTTTATCACTCGATCATTCGGGGAATCTGAacgaaaatcacaaaaaaaaaacaaaaggtgtaaaataatatgcaaccCTGTTCAATAATCTGAATAATGCATGACCTTGGTCTGACTGCAGTCGAACGACACCCTGCTGGACAACAGCTGGAACTGCATCTTAACGATGCTGTGAAACAGAAGCACTGTGTCCTGTTATGCTGTATGTGttacacagcactgctgcatgTGTGCTGACAAGGCGGCTCTACTCACGGCTGAAGCCCACCAGGGAACCCATGGCCAGCAACAGACTGACCGCCAACACTGGGGCCCGCTTGCCCAGGAAGTCAGAGATCAGACCCTGCACGGTGccacctgagagagagcgagggaacagcaggagagagagagagaacaggaggagagagggagagaacaggaggagagagagagagaacaggaggagagagggagagaacaggaggagagagggagagaacaggaggagagagggagagaacaggaggtgagagagagagaacaggaggagagagagagaacaggaggagagagggagagaacaggaggagagagggagagaacaggaggagagagagagagaacaggaggagagagagagaacaggaagagagagggagagaacaggaggagagagagagaacaggaagagagagggagagaacaggaggagagagagagaacaggaggagagagagggagaaaacaggaggagagagggagaaaacaggaggagagagggagagaacagggaAACAAAGGAATGAGAGGGTAGAGTGAGAGAAGAGGGGCCAGAGAGGGGACAGCAAAAGacgaatggggaaaaaaataatgaataaagtaTAGCTTCAAATGTACACTAAAGATGGCTATGAAACCATTAAAACACTCTTAAGATCATAGATTCGGAGTAAGAACATTCTCTACATTTTCTGTATCATTTCCAAttgactcattttcatttttgcttttttgttccTTGGTTATGTGGGTCAAAGCAACCCCGCCTATCCACCACGCTGCACGTCACCGCGCCTCACTCACCCACGATCCCGCCCACATCGTACCACACCGACAGCCTGTCGGACTCAGCTTCCTTCCAGTCAAAGTTTCTGCTGAGGTAGAAGGGCAGCCAGAAGAAGAAGGAGTAGTTGACCAGCTTCAGACAGGCAAAGGCCAGGGAGTACTGTGCAGCAGAGGGCGGAAGCAGTGACAGAAGACAAGGTCACTacagtacaccacacacacacaagaaggTCAGACATTTGGCAGGGCTCCTAGTGCGCAGTTGTTTCAGCTGCTACAGTTCTTGAGGGGGTCTGACTTGCCCAACTTTTGGTGATGGCCTAGCCAAAACACGTTTGTGTTTACCATAAACAGGCTAGAAATTCCATAGACCCAAAAGGCTTTCATACTGAAGCTAGCCTTCTGTAAAATAGGAATGGCATTGTACTACTGGAGTGTTATTAACAACCCCGGCAAAAGAACATATCTTAGCAGTAAAAAAGGTAGGCAGGATGGCCGGATATACAGCCAGAAGTATTGAGTAttaatccaaggaagttatacttatcttatacaatacctTACCACACTTAAGTATTGTGTACAGTTCTGTggaccatactacaagaaagatatagaggctctggaaaaggttcaaagaaagGCAACTAAactgattcctggtatgaaagaaaactataaataaaaaagatgaggaaagacttaaggtTCTTAATCTCTTCCAAGCTTCTGTTAGTTgaacgagggggcataaatggaaattcaCAAAAGGCACAGACATTATCTCACATAAGGATATAACCCATTTtggaaagcaataaaataaattgtgataAGTAGATCATGCTTACTGGCAATACTCCAGGTAGGCAGCAGGCCTGACAGAAGCCTATGGGAGTGGGTGAGGTCTCCATCTCCTCATCCTGCGACTGAATGGTGCAGTTATCTGCATCACacaactcctcctcctcctcctcatcgtcACTAATAAGTGGTCTCTGACTGTCTGAGTCCCGCTCCCTTGGTCTGAGGTCAGTCATGATCAGACCTGTGGGGTGACCCAGGGCCATGAgagggagaacacacacacacacacacacacaaacacacagacactctctctttctcactctctctcacacacgcgcacacacacactctctctctcacatacacacacacacacacatatgctctctctctcactcacacatgctcacacacccacacacgtacacacactcacaatgacacatacactcacactcaaagtACACCCATATATTGCAGACTCAGAAAGCACTTCTTCAAACTTAGTTTTGGCTCCATCAACTTGCCTCTCTCATAGTGTGTTCAGTGAGGATTACAGGACTGTGGACTTTGTTTAATGTTGTAACACTACTGGCTAATGTTCATTCAACACCTTCATCAAGATATTTGTGCATGACAATATATTGTAATAGTGCCCTGTGCTCACCTCTGTGACAATGCTTGTGCTCACCTCTGTAACAGTGCCCTGTGCTAGCCTCTGTAACAGTGCCCTGTGCTAGCCTCTGTAACATTGCCCTGTGCTCGCCTCTGTAACCGTGCCCTGTGCTCGCCTCTGTAACCGTGCCCTGTGCTAGCCTCTGTAACAGTGCCCTGTGCTCACCTCTGTAACAGTGCCCTGTGCTTGACTCTGTAACCGTGCTCTGTGCTAGCCTCTGTAATAGTGCCCTGTGCTCGCCTCTGTAACAGTGCTCTGTACTTACCAACTTCCTTGGGAGAGGTGAGCAGACCAAAGAACACCACCACTCCACCCGCAAACTGCACGACAGAGGTCACCAGGAAGGCATACTGAAGGAAGACACAAAGCACAACAGGCGCTTTCTACAAGGGTCTATAGGAAAGTGTCAGTAAACAGTGCTGCATAAATATTCCTGTTGTCCTCGGTAACATAAAAGCACTCATTCACACAAAATCCACACACTGTTTAAGTGGGCCAGCTGATTAAACATTCCCCTTGTGACTGTGCTATGAGAGGACCACACACAGGGTTGCCACCCGCCCCGTATAATACAGGATCGTTCcggatttcagtgtaaaatgcaaCGTCCCGTATCGATTCATTACGTGACGCAGTTAGTCCCGTATTTTCGTGCACGTCATTTCATCTATAACACTAGGTCTTCAACGTGCTGAGAATAACATTCAAACCAGTTTTACAAGCGGAGTGAGAAGTGTAATTTTACTGGTGGTGACTGTGAGCTccagacagacaggctcagCCTCTGCGCGCTGCTGCGTGAGAGTGCAAGTTACGTCAGTGTCATCATCGCTGCCTCACTGATTGGaagtgaacaggaagtgaagtgcctcgctgttttttatattttgttgttggaATGTCTGCAGTTACTGATAGTTTCCATTTGATTGGGATGGACAATATGTTATTGTGATGTTTCAGCCTGGTTTGTGTCAAACCAATCAGCTTTACAAAGCCAAGCTATAATATGCAATATTTTCCTTACACTTGTAAATTGTAgtgcttttgttattttttcccgtTGAATAAAGCATGTGTGTCCTTGTAATGGATTGCTTTGAAGTCATTTCAGCACCGGGTGTCCCGCATTTTGCCAGAACAAAGGTGGCAACCCTAACCACACAACACGCTGTTGTCTCTCAGGTCCAAGCCTTTGCGGTCCCCGTGCTCACCTCATACCCGTACTTCAGCACGCTGGACGCCAGGAAAGCCCCCAGAATGTTCCCCACCGAAGCACAGGCGCTCCACAGGCCGAACACGAATCCGCGGCTGTGGGGGgtggagacacacagacacactgctcgCAACTTCCTCTCTGGAACACTCCACAGACGACATGCACGTCTTCTGGAACATTCCCTTACTTGACCCATGCATTGTCAGCAAGTTTGCCTTGCTGAAGATGCATATGAAAAATTCCCTTATTCAACATGACAGCTACACGTGTGCTAAGGCATTCACACACCCTGACATGGTGGTAGCAGGGGCTGAGGGGGTGGATTAAGGGGCACATTACATTTACCCGGATTTTCCAAACCAGTTTCCCATGACGGCCACCACACAGGGCCAGACAGCAGACTGCAGCAGGCCATTGAGGACCCACAGAGCGCAGTAGAAGTAGATGTTGTAGAATTGCAGCCATTCGGTTAGTGTCCCAAAAACAAActcctgaaagagagagagagatag
The nucleotide sequence above comes from Anguilla rostrata isolate EN2019 chromosome 7, ASM1855537v3, whole genome shotgun sequence. Encoded proteins:
- the slc37a3 gene encoding sugar phosphate exchanger 3; protein product: MSPPCDGFLSQYTHHHLVAFLLTFFSYVLLHASRKTFSNVKLSISAQWTPSVQNDSSPAFSPAETWEDNKLFADSEDATLFLGALDTIFLFSYAVGLYVSGVIGDRLNLRYVLCCGLCGSAVVEFVFGTLTEWLQFYNIYFYCALWVLNGLLQSAVWPCVVAVMGNWFGKSGRGFVFGLWSACASVGNILGAFLASSVLKYGYEYAFLVTSVVQFAGGVVVFFGLLTSPKEVGLIMTDLRPRERDSDSQRPLISDDEEEEEELCDADNCTIQSQDEEMETSPTPIGFCQACCLPGVLPYSLAFACLKLVNYSFFFWLPFYLSRNFDWKEAESDRLSVWYDVGGIVGGTVQGLISDFLGKRAPVLAVSLLLAMGSLVGFSHSPNDRVINAVLLAVTGFFIGGPSSLISSAISADLGRQEALRGSHDALATVTGIVDGTGSIGAAAGQYLVSLIESKLGWMCVFYFFIVMTGGSLVFIFPLLVREVCTMWRDNRGRTHQL